A single genomic interval of Sphingopyxis sp. CCNWLW2 harbors:
- a CDS encoding conjugal transfer protein TraD gives MRKPRDFDAELQALTDKAKALKTRKQGQFGELVIATGADALSIEQLAGALLDAVGTDAAQKEAWRKSGAAFFRGDGARARKGPGRNAGSASASGAGPQPPAGEAGTA, from the coding sequence ATGCGTAAACCCCGCGATTTTGATGCCGAACTCCAGGCACTGACCGACAAGGCGAAGGCGCTCAAGACGAGGAAGCAGGGCCAGTTCGGCGAGTTGGTCATAGCAACGGGTGCCGACGCCCTGTCTATCGAGCAGTTGGCAGGTGCGCTGCTCGATGCCGTGGGCACCGACGCGGCGCAGAAGGAGGCGTGGCGCAAGAGCGGCGCGGCCTTCTTTCGCGGAGACGGCGCCCGCGCTCGCAAAGGCCCTGGCCGGAACGCGGGCAGCGCATCGGCGAGCGGTGCAGGCCCGCAACCGCCTGCAGGCGAAGCGGGCACGGCATGA
- a CDS encoding lipocalin family protein — MKKPVLAAGAAAAVAAPFAYLLWKYYPRPGPVGNYSVPDPAKAVDLHRYMGRWYEQYRYDASFEEGLEAVTADYSLNRDGTVCVVNQGRKRGPNGKLRKSVGKARIEDKATNAKLKVSFFRPFYGNYWVLDHGDNYEWSIVGEPSGRYLWVLTRNAKPGAALLNELEARVRALGYNWSMIHFTRH, encoded by the coding sequence ATGAAGAAGCCCGTTCTTGCCGCCGGTGCGGCGGCAGCCGTCGCCGCGCCGTTCGCCTACCTCCTCTGGAAATATTATCCGCGCCCCGGACCGGTCGGGAACTACTCGGTCCCCGACCCCGCGAAGGCGGTCGACCTCCACCGATATATGGGTCGCTGGTACGAGCAATATCGTTACGACGCATCGTTCGAGGAGGGCCTGGAAGCCGTAACGGCGGATTATTCGCTGAACCGCGACGGCACTGTTTGCGTCGTCAACCAGGGTCGCAAGCGTGGCCCCAATGGCAAGCTGCGCAAATCCGTCGGTAAGGCCAGGATCGAGGACAAGGCGACGAACGCCAAGTTGAAGGTGTCCTTCTTCCGTCCCTTCTACGGCAACTACTGGGTGCTCGACCATGGCGACAATTATGAATGGTCGATCGTCGGCGAGCCGTCGGGGCGCTATCTTTGGGTTCTCACGCGCAACGCCAAGCCTGGCGCGGCGCTTCTGAACGAGCTCGAAGCGCGCGTTCGCGCGCTTGGCTATAATTGGTCGATGATTCACTTCACCCGGCACTGA
- a CDS encoding argonaute/piwi family protein translates to MVNPALTELPPFTLLDEPDLSFSPSDASQVDVHPLRGLVNFGPYSMGSFSGYTPRVRIATVGPESAFHRRGDLMRLLRDVHRATDRAEYVPEYPGFERLFRVALEAAPASAHVKWPEHLEQLSGDGDAQYRLYLAMDAALRRLEAVRNEFDVVLVHFPDAWETATRGKFFDAHDALKALGAKYNIPTQVLNDRAFTFNYKASLAWRLSTALYVKAGGTPWKLAPLVGVPTDTAYIGLAYALRGDQQDAHYVTCCSQVFDMDGGGMQFVAFEARDPVADIVEARRNPFLSRDDMRAVLARSLELYQGRNGGDLPKRMVIHKTTAFRDAEIEGAFDALAGVGEIECVEVGSASCWRGVWLIKSGVEKPPSKPSGFPVPRGTMVVRTGNSALVWVAGNAPQVSTKDDYYQGKKSIPRPLQLIRHAGSGPLELTAREALALTKMDWNNDALYDPVPVSIRYSQRLARTIANVPDLPRNVYPYRLFM, encoded by the coding sequence ATGGTGAACCCAGCCCTGACCGAGCTGCCGCCATTCACGCTTTTGGACGAGCCCGATCTGTCGTTTTCGCCATCCGACGCCTCGCAGGTCGATGTTCATCCACTGCGCGGGCTTGTCAATTTCGGGCCGTATTCGATGGGATCGTTTAGCGGATATACCCCGCGCGTGCGTATAGCCACGGTTGGCCCAGAAAGCGCCTTCCACCGGCGCGGTGATTTGATGCGGCTATTACGCGACGTGCATCGGGCTACCGACCGAGCCGAATATGTGCCCGAATATCCGGGCTTCGAACGCCTGTTCCGGGTGGCACTCGAGGCTGCACCAGCCAGCGCACACGTCAAGTGGCCGGAACACCTAGAGCAGTTGTCAGGCGATGGCGATGCGCAGTACCGCCTCTACCTTGCCATGGATGCCGCGCTCCGCAGGCTCGAGGCCGTTCGCAACGAGTTCGACGTGGTGCTGGTCCATTTTCCCGATGCCTGGGAAACGGCGACACGCGGAAAATTCTTCGACGCGCACGACGCACTGAAGGCACTGGGCGCTAAGTATAATATTCCGACCCAAGTACTGAACGATCGCGCCTTCACCTTCAACTACAAAGCTTCGCTCGCCTGGCGTCTTTCCACCGCCCTCTATGTGAAGGCTGGAGGCACGCCGTGGAAGCTCGCTCCACTTGTAGGCGTGCCTACCGATACCGCCTATATCGGACTGGCCTACGCTCTGCGCGGCGACCAGCAGGATGCGCATTATGTGACGTGCTGCTCGCAAGTCTTTGACATGGACGGCGGGGGCATGCAGTTCGTTGCGTTCGAAGCCCGAGACCCGGTGGCCGACATTGTCGAAGCTCGCAGAAACCCCTTTCTGAGCCGCGACGACATGCGCGCGGTCCTCGCCCGAAGCTTGGAACTCTATCAGGGGCGCAATGGCGGCGACCTGCCAAAGCGCATGGTCATTCACAAAACAACGGCCTTCAGGGATGCCGAAATCGAGGGCGCCTTCGATGCACTTGCTGGCGTAGGGGAGATAGAGTGCGTTGAGGTGGGCTCGGCGTCATGTTGGCGGGGTGTCTGGCTCATCAAATCGGGCGTGGAGAAACCGCCGTCTAAGCCGTCGGGTTTTCCCGTGCCGCGCGGAACAATGGTGGTCCGCACAGGCAACTCGGCTTTGGTATGGGTAGCGGGCAACGCTCCCCAAGTTTCGACCAAAGACGACTACTATCAAGGCAAAAAGAGCATTCCGCGTCCCCTTCAACTGATCCGCCATGCGGGCAGCGGGCCGCTTGAGCTGACGGCTCGTGAGGCATTGGCGCTCACCAAGATGGATTGGAATAATGACGCGCTATACGATCCTGTGCCAGTTAGCATTCGCTATTCGCAGAGACTGGCACGCACGATAGCAAACGTCCCCGACCTGCCGCGCAATGTCTACCCATATCGCCTGTTTATGTGA
- the traA gene encoding Ti-type conjugative transfer relaxase TraA codes for MAIYHFSAKVISRAGGSSAVAAAAYRSADRLHDERLGRSHDFSNKAGVVHSEVLLPEGADEQWRDRERLWNDVEAAELRRDAQLSREIEFAIPREMTQEQGIALARDFVQAEFVDRGMVADLNVHWDIGADVLAKPHAHVMLTMREIKIGEDGSAEFGAKVRDWNRTELLTHWREAWAEHVNERLAAIDIDARVDHRTLEAQGIDLEPQHKIGPAASRMAAEGLEADRLAEHIEIARTNGEKIIANPGIAFDAITHRQATFTNRDLAMFVHRHSDGKEQFDAVMSAVKSSPDLIALGRDGRGDDRFTSKSMIETEQRLKHATATLDARRNHAVADRHRERALAGASARGLDLSAEQRGALEHVTSARGVSNVIGYAGTGKSAMLGVAREAWEAAGYQVQGAALSGIAAEGLEHGSGIASRTLASLEHQWANDRERLTDKHVLVIDEAGMVGTRQLERVVSEAERQGAKVVLVGDPQQLQAIEAGAAFRAAAERHGAVEIMDIRRQQEGWQREATRELATGRTGEAIGRYAEAGFVHAAETREASRAELVDAWDRDRRHYPDASRIILTHINDEVRALNEEVRDRLKTNGALGAEVAITVERGERMLAANDRVMFLKNERSIGVKNGSLGTVQNVDRMRMAVMLDDGRSIAFDLKDYAHVDHGYAATIHKAQGMTVDRVQVLATPGVDSHSTYVALSRHREQVDLYYGRDDFATRNRLVHAASRERGKDMASDYRAPTPAKSTEPKRGMFDGLKLSVARETPAAVTTERRRPVKFAEVRVSARLLDAEPSRSPLDKAIERFARITKQIVDARRAGGKELPHELDAYRTARRELDALRPGAANDLREAFGKSYQLTKDAAEGRTDGAMAAMDRQDAARAAERAAAERTTRDRVRLAADTEKQADLFVATWKKESARVKDAPTYAARDAARANLSDMAKSLHRDPQLESLLQNRRAQLGLDVMSTKTLSQDLQLSLGRGRGMGIGM; via the coding sequence ATGGCGATCTATCATTTCTCGGCAAAAGTGATTTCCCGCGCCGGCGGCAGCAGCGCGGTCGCCGCCGCCGCCTATCGCTCGGCCGACCGGCTGCACGATGAGCGGCTCGGTCGCAGCCATGACTTCTCGAACAAGGCGGGTGTCGTCCACAGCGAGGTGCTGCTGCCCGAGGGCGCTGACGAGCAGTGGCGCGATAGGGAACGGCTCTGGAACGATGTCGAGGCGGCCGAGCTTCGCAGGGACGCGCAGCTTTCCCGCGAGATCGAGTTTGCGATTCCCAGAGAGATGACCCAAGAACAGGGCATCGCGCTCGCCCGTGATTTCGTGCAAGCCGAGTTCGTCGATCGCGGGATGGTCGCCGATCTAAATGTGCATTGGGACATCGGCGCCGACGTGCTCGCCAAGCCGCACGCCCATGTCATGCTGACGATGCGCGAGATCAAGATCGGTGAGGATGGAAGCGCCGAGTTCGGCGCCAAGGTGCGCGACTGGAACCGCACCGAGCTTTTGACGCATTGGCGCGAAGCCTGGGCAGAGCATGTCAACGAGCGGCTTGCCGCGATCGACATTGATGCGCGCGTCGATCATCGGACCTTGGAAGCGCAGGGCATCGACCTCGAGCCACAGCACAAGATAGGCCCGGCGGCCTCGCGCATGGCGGCCGAAGGGCTGGAGGCTGATCGGCTCGCCGAGCATATCGAGATCGCGCGCACAAATGGTGAGAAGATCATCGCCAATCCCGGCATCGCGTTCGACGCGATCACGCATCGCCAGGCAACGTTCACCAACCGCGATCTTGCGATGTTCGTGCACCGCCACAGCGACGGCAAGGAGCAGTTCGACGCCGTCATGTCGGCAGTCAAATCGTCGCCCGATCTCATCGCGCTTGGCAGGGATGGACGCGGCGACGATCGGTTCACGTCCAAATCAATGATCGAGACCGAGCAGCGGCTCAAGCACGCCACCGCCACGCTCGACGCGCGTCGTAATCACGCTGTCGCCGACCGTCACCGCGAACGGGCGCTGGCCGGCGCGTCAGCGCGCGGCCTTGACCTTTCCGCCGAGCAACGCGGCGCGCTCGAGCATGTCACCAGCGCGCGCGGAGTCAGCAATGTCATCGGCTATGCTGGGACCGGCAAGAGCGCGATGCTCGGCGTTGCCCGCGAGGCATGGGAAGCGGCTGGCTATCAGGTACAGGGTGCCGCGCTGTCGGGCATTGCGGCGGAGGGTCTCGAGCATGGCTCCGGTATCGCATCGCGCACGCTCGCGAGCCTTGAACATCAATGGGCCAATGATCGGGAGCGTCTAACCGACAAGCATGTCCTCGTCATCGACGAGGCGGGGATGGTGGGGACGCGCCAGCTCGAACGCGTCGTGTCCGAAGCGGAGCGTCAGGGCGCCAAGGTCGTCCTGGTCGGCGATCCGCAGCAGCTTCAGGCGATCGAAGCGGGTGCCGCGTTCCGCGCTGCAGCCGAACGTCACGGCGCTGTCGAGATCATGGACATCCGCCGCCAGCAGGAGGGCTGGCAGCGCGAAGCGACGCGTGAGCTTGCGACCGGACGGACCGGCGAGGCGATCGGGCGTTATGCTGAGGCCGGCTTTGTGCACGCGGCCGAAACCCGCGAGGCGTCGCGCGCCGAGCTGGTCGATGCCTGGGATCGTGATCGCCGACACTATCCGGATGCCAGCCGGATCATCCTGACCCACATCAATGACGAGGTGCGGGCGCTCAACGAGGAAGTGCGCGACCGACTGAAGACGAACGGCGCGCTCGGGGCCGAGGTTGCTATCACCGTCGAACGCGGCGAGCGGATGCTCGCCGCGAACGACCGTGTGATGTTCCTGAAGAACGAGCGGAGCATCGGCGTGAAGAATGGCTCGCTCGGCACGGTGCAGAATGTCGACCGCATGCGCATGGCGGTGATGCTCGACGACGGACGTAGCATCGCCTTCGACCTGAAGGACTATGCCCATGTCGATCATGGTTATGCCGCGACGATCCACAAGGCGCAGGGCATGACCGTCGACCGCGTGCAGGTGCTCGCGACGCCGGGGGTAGACAGCCACTCGACTTACGTCGCGCTGTCCAGGCATCGCGAGCAGGTCGATCTATATTACGGCCGCGACGATTTTGCGACTCGGAACAGGCTCGTGCATGCTGCCTCGCGCGAGCGCGGCAAGGACATGGCGAGCGACTATCGGGCACCGACACCCGCGAAGTCGACCGAGCCCAAGCGCGGCATGTTCGACGGGCTGAAACTTTCCGTCGCGCGCGAGACGCCAGCCGCAGTGACAACCGAACGGCGGCGCCCAGTCAAGTTTGCGGAGGTCCGCGTGAGCGCCCGGTTGCTCGATGCCGAGCCGTCGCGTTCGCCGCTCGACAAGGCCATTGAGCGATTCGCGCGCATCACGAAGCAGATCGTCGATGCCCGGCGCGCCGGCGGGAAGGAACTGCCGCACGAACTCGATGCCTATCGCACGGCCCGGCGGGAACTCGATGCGCTGCGTCCCGGCGCCGCGAACGATCTGCGTGAGGCTTTCGGAAAGAGCTACCAGCTGACGAAGGACGCGGCGGAGGGTCGGACTGATGGCGCGATGGCGGCGATGGATCGCCAGGACGCGGCACGCGCTGCCGAGCGAGCAGCGGCCGAACGCACTACGCGCGATCGCGTCAGGCTTGCCGCCGATACCGAGAAGCAGGCCGATCTGTTCGTTGCGACCTGGAAGAAGGAGAGCGCGCGCGTGAAGGACGCCCCGACCTATGCGGCGCGCGACGCGGCGCGTGCCAATCTGAGCGACATGGCGAAGAGCCTTCACCGCGACCCGCAGCTCGAGTCGCTGCTTCAGAACCGGCGTGCGCAGCTCGGGCTGGACGTTATGAGCACGAAAACGCTGTCTCAGGATCTCCAGCTAAGTCTAGGCCGTGGACGCGGCATGGGCATAGGGATGTAG
- a CDS encoding ArdC family protein, which produces MRKERIERASLYSEVTNRIIVELEEGRLPWVQPWDSAACGCTMPQNAGTARRYTGINVLILWAEVVAKGYASQRWLTYRQAEAAGGNVRRGEKGTVICYADRFTPKAEAEAARGDEREARQVAFLKRFVVFNVDQCEGLPEAYITPMVSPDPVIAVGAADALIAATGARFQIGGGDAFYSPSHDFVAVPPQAAFHEPINWYRTALHELGHWTGHGSRLDRDQKGGFGSDSYAKEELVAEMASAFTCASLGIAPTVRHSDYIASWLSVLRGDEKAIFRAASQASKASDYLLAFAGAGQ; this is translated from the coding sequence ATGCGCAAGGAAAGAATCGAACGGGCGAGCCTCTATTCGGAGGTCACCAACCGGATCATCGTGGAGCTCGAAGAAGGGCGGCTGCCATGGGTGCAGCCTTGGGACAGCGCGGCATGTGGATGCACCATGCCGCAAAATGCCGGAACCGCGCGGCGCTATACCGGCATTAATGTCCTGATCCTGTGGGCCGAGGTTGTCGCCAAGGGCTATGCGTCGCAGCGCTGGCTAACTTACCGGCAGGCCGAAGCCGCAGGCGGCAATGTCCGGCGCGGCGAGAAGGGCACGGTCATCTGCTATGCCGATCGCTTCACGCCCAAGGCGGAAGCCGAAGCCGCGCGCGGCGACGAACGCGAGGCGCGGCAGGTGGCGTTCCTCAAGCGCTTCGTCGTGTTCAATGTTGATCAATGTGAGGGACTGCCCGAGGCCTATATCACGCCGATGGTCAGTCCCGATCCGGTGATTGCCGTCGGCGCGGCCGATGCGCTGATCGCCGCGACCGGCGCGCGCTTCCAGATTGGCGGCGGTGACGCCTTTTACAGCCCGAGCCATGATTTTGTGGCTGTGCCGCCGCAGGCAGCGTTTCATGAGCCGATCAACTGGTATCGGACGGCGCTGCATGAGCTTGGTCATTGGACCGGTCACGGCAGCCGTCTGGACCGCGACCAGAAGGGCGGGTTCGGATCGGACAGCTACGCGAAGGAGGAACTTGTCGCCGAGATGGCGTCGGCGTTCACCTGTGCGTCGCTCGGCATCGCGCCGACCGTTCGTCATTCCGATTATATCGCGTCGTGGCTGTCGGTATTGCGCGGCGACGAAAAGGCGATCTTCCGCGCCGCCAGTCAGGCGAGCAAGGCTAGCGATTATCTGCTTGCCTTCGCAGGAGCGGGACAATGA
- a CDS encoding SIR2 family protein: MIRDFKAQIFCQETNLSKREIDTADPIWIERINDFFRGTSLLPPDGDPTEYAAAFEAVYPQPRHRRQYIADAIAKGTPCFGHKVLASLMAAGKVDCIFTTNFDPLAEDAVTSANTILPIAEQRRPTVAAIDSADRAMRCLDESDWPLIAKLHGDYQSIAIKNTGSELEQQDARMRHVLVEAGKRFGMLFVGYSGRDASILEALNDVLASPSPFPNGLYWVASAASRLLPAVTEFLDRALAAGVDVSVVECTTFDELAAEIIKTTDMPHALYDSVMEGRPTPRLIPVQIPHAKARAFPVLRYSAILLQSMPSTARRIKLSQSTTSAEVREIFKASGCRAAAAALGRELAVFGRDQEILDALAPLGPSIAGTIDLDPVADSWALGLLYDTLVRSLARQRPLIPRYRRSGHSLVVATPREGDDPERSHRQQQVLSRLRSAYGTGLFGAVPKLGFPFQEGVHLKLEQVDGKWWCGFEPYTFVQLPRQDPLQSDRDDLSADQAPAEMGMQVERRGDPAGDWRRERWAPRFNKSWASIIGAWAQLLTETAGTTRSAFGLEDGMGIDAVFKVSPVTGYSRPSHHHTYFDRSK, translated from the coding sequence ATGATCCGAGACTTTAAGGCCCAAATCTTCTGCCAAGAGACAAACCTTTCCAAGCGGGAAATAGATACCGCCGACCCAATTTGGATTGAACGGATCAATGATTTCTTCCGCGGAACCTCGCTGCTGCCGCCTGATGGAGATCCCACGGAGTATGCGGCTGCCTTCGAAGCGGTCTACCCGCAGCCTCGCCACCGTCGACAATATATTGCGGATGCAATTGCCAAGGGTACTCCATGCTTCGGACACAAGGTGCTCGCCAGCCTGATGGCGGCGGGTAAGGTCGACTGCATCTTCACGACTAATTTCGACCCGCTCGCGGAAGACGCCGTAACTTCTGCTAACACGATCCTGCCGATCGCCGAACAGAGACGGCCCACTGTGGCGGCGATCGACTCCGCTGACCGCGCCATGCGTTGCCTCGATGAATCCGACTGGCCGCTGATCGCGAAACTCCATGGGGATTACCAGTCAATAGCGATCAAGAATACCGGATCGGAGCTGGAGCAGCAGGATGCTCGCATGCGGCACGTGCTGGTCGAGGCCGGCAAGAGATTTGGCATGCTGTTCGTAGGCTACAGCGGACGCGATGCTTCGATTTTGGAAGCCTTGAACGACGTCCTTGCTTCGCCTTCACCGTTCCCGAACGGGCTTTATTGGGTCGCCTCAGCAGCGAGCCGCCTGCTCCCGGCGGTCACTGAATTCCTAGATCGAGCGCTAGCGGCCGGAGTTGACGTGTCGGTTGTCGAATGCACGACGTTCGACGAGCTGGCCGCCGAGATCATCAAGACGACCGACATGCCACATGCGCTCTACGATAGCGTAATGGAAGGGCGGCCTACGCCGCGTCTTATCCCCGTTCAAATTCCTCATGCCAAAGCCCGGGCATTCCCGGTGCTGCGTTATTCGGCCATTCTTCTCCAATCGATGCCGAGCACCGCGAGGCGCATCAAGCTGAGTCAATCGACTACGTCCGCGGAGGTGCGCGAAATCTTCAAGGCGAGCGGATGTCGAGCAGCCGCCGCCGCGTTGGGGCGGGAGCTTGCGGTGTTCGGGCGGGACCAAGAAATTCTCGACGCATTAGCGCCGCTGGGCCCCTCGATTGCAGGAACGATCGACCTCGACCCTGTCGCTGATAGCTGGGCCTTAGGCTTGCTCTACGATACGCTCGTCCGATCTCTCGCCCGACAGCGCCCGCTTATCCCTCGCTATAGGCGTTCAGGCCACTCGCTGGTCGTCGCCACACCGCGTGAAGGCGATGATCCCGAGCGATCGCACCGCCAGCAGCAAGTTCTGTCTAGGTTACGCAGCGCCTATGGCACTGGTCTTTTCGGCGCAGTACCTAAGCTTGGCTTCCCGTTTCAGGAGGGGGTTCACCTCAAGCTAGAACAGGTGGACGGCAAGTGGTGGTGCGGGTTCGAGCCGTACACCTTCGTTCAGCTACCGCGCCAGGACCCCCTTCAATCGGACAGGGATGATCTCTCTGCTGACCAAGCTCCAGCTGAAATGGGTATGCAGGTAGAGCGCCGGGGTGATCCCGCTGGGGACTGGCGTCGAGAACGCTGGGCTCCGCGATTTAACAAGAGCTGGGCCAGCATTATTGGGGCTTGGGCACAACTTCTCACCGAAACGGCCGGGACGACGCGAAGCGCTTTCGGGCTTGAAGATGGCATGGGCATTGACGCCGTGTTCAAAGTGTCACCCGTCACAGGGTACAGCCGCCCGTCGCACCATCATACCTACTTCGATAGGAGCAAGTGA
- a CDS encoding conjugal transfer protein TraD translates to MKRRERTRQLIELGGLIAKADLIELTGDDRAVILGLLVAAAATLRGEAREQHMLLWRRRGRRAFAAAPLDNAISAG, encoded by the coding sequence GTGAAACGACGCGAACGCACCCGCCAGCTGATCGAGCTTGGCGGCCTGATCGCCAAGGCGGATCTGATCGAGCTCACCGGCGACGATCGCGCCGTCATTCTCGGACTGCTCGTCGCTGCCGCCGCGACGCTGCGCGGCGAAGCGCGCGAACAGCACATGCTACTCTGGCGCCGCCGGGGGCGGCGCGCGTTCGCGGCCGCTCCGTTGGACAATGCAATCAGTGCCGGGTGA
- a CDS encoding RES domain-containing protein: protein MNVCPECFENTTLKRRLIEIRPALPDGEYCQFHPTRKAIPIAEVGRIVEPALRANYAIGEWMFDSQEGDDLHTVINETTGADDDLVIDALIGWLIDNDDYWPPDGEEAFFAEDQTYVPIRVDGWRHGALWRRFREAILHHQRFFNDPAKEFLAEIFDGIQNQSDIDNKPAFYRLSPADEPLFYRARIVADEEAFRAIAQNPAGLMGPPPRPLRRAGRMNAAGIAVFYGATEKDTAVAELRPAVGSLISLAAFRVYRPIHVLDLTRFTRAGRQLDIFAKNQMVRATQWAFMQSFASEISQPILPGDEHLEYVPAQVVAEYLTNKSVRWRGGRGDTRRDHFSFSAAGRWEEHRCYGRRRDHLRASASRSGRRSSAHAPRGGLRFS, encoded by the coding sequence ATGAATGTATGTCCGGAGTGCTTTGAGAATACGACGCTGAAGCGCCGGCTTATCGAAATTCGGCCCGCTCTCCCCGACGGCGAGTACTGCCAGTTCCATCCGACCCGCAAGGCCATCCCGATTGCTGAAGTCGGCCGGATCGTCGAACCGGCTTTGCGTGCGAACTACGCGATCGGCGAGTGGATGTTCGACTCGCAGGAGGGCGACGACCTCCACACGGTGATTAATGAGACAACTGGCGCCGACGATGATCTGGTCATCGACGCGCTCATCGGATGGCTGATTGACAACGATGACTACTGGCCGCCTGACGGTGAGGAGGCCTTCTTCGCGGAGGACCAGACATACGTCCCGATCCGCGTCGACGGCTGGCGCCATGGTGCACTATGGCGTCGCTTCCGCGAGGCGATACTCCACCACCAGCGCTTCTTTAACGATCCCGCCAAGGAGTTCCTCGCCGAGATTTTCGACGGAATCCAGAATCAGTCAGACATCGACAATAAGCCAGCCTTCTACCGCCTTTCGCCCGCAGATGAGCCCCTCTTCTATCGCGCCCGCATCGTCGCCGACGAGGAAGCCTTCCGCGCGATAGCGCAGAACCCCGCCGGTCTGATGGGACCGCCTCCCCGACCGCTACGGCGGGCGGGACGTATGAATGCTGCCGGCATCGCGGTGTTCTATGGCGCGACGGAGAAGGACACTGCAGTCGCCGAGTTGCGCCCCGCCGTGGGCTCGCTAATCAGCCTAGCCGCGTTCCGTGTCTACCGCCCGATTCACGTGCTCGACCTCACACGGTTCACTCGGGCGGGCAGGCAGCTCGATATCTTCGCCAAAAACCAGATGGTCCGCGCCACGCAATGGGCGTTCATGCAGAGCTTCGCGTCCGAGATCAGCCAGCCAATCCTTCCGGGGGACGAGCACCTAGAATACGTTCCCGCGCAGGTGGTGGCAGAGTACCTCACCAACAAGTCTGTGCGCTGGCGGGGGGGACGAGGTGACACCCGACGCGATCATTTTTCGTTCAGCGCAGCGGGAAGGTGGGAAGAACATCGCTGTTATGGGCGACGCCGCGATCATCTGCGTGCAAGCGCCTCAAGAAGCGGAAGGCGAAGCTCCGCCCACGCGCCCCGAGGCGGACTTCGATTTTCTTGA
- a CDS encoding MucR family transcriptional regulator — protein sequence MEDHETLVTLTADIVAAHVSNNSVAISDIPLVIRSVHEALAGLSANAEPEPEPQQPAVSVRSSVKPDYIVCLEDGKKLTMMRRYLMTKFGMTPDDYRAKWNLPKDYPMVAPNYAEKRRELAKQIGLGTKGRGSGRKPAPRGRAKAK from the coding sequence TTGGAAGATCATGAAACGCTAGTCACGCTGACCGCTGATATTGTCGCAGCCCACGTCAGCAACAACAGCGTGGCGATTTCCGACATTCCGTTGGTCATCCGGTCGGTGCACGAAGCGCTCGCTGGTCTTTCCGCGAACGCCGAGCCGGAACCCGAACCGCAGCAGCCCGCCGTGTCAGTTCGTTCGTCGGTGAAGCCGGATTACATCGTCTGTCTTGAAGACGGCAAGAAGCTCACCATGATGCGCCGCTATCTGATGACGAAGTTCGGCATGACGCCCGATGACTATCGCGCGAAGTGGAACCTGCCGAAGGATTATCCGATGGTCGCGCCCAATTATGCCGAGAAGCGCCGCGAACTTGCCAAGCAGATCGGCCTTGGCACCAAGGGCCGCGGCAGCGGCCGCAAGCCTGCCCCGCGCGGACGCGCAAAAGCGAAATAG
- a CDS encoding HEPN domain-containing protein: protein MALIGGGGGGGGGAPPPPPPYRVKRMRTGLDHLPQSKQRELADVVRILFEEFEIAHARGNSDWNRKGRIFKIVIYGSYARGDWVDDPVGGYQSDYDILVVVNNERLTEFEHWSAAEDRLMREVTINHTLTAPVSFIVHSLKDVNAQLERGRPFFVDIVEQGIALYEAEGYEFAQPRNLPADEALVEAEKHFEEWFGTASGFRDTAAYALSKARNKEAAFLFHQATERFYHCALLVLSLYSPKSHRLNFLRSQCEQIAPELVEAWPRDDKFSRRCFELLRLAYVNARYSPHYKISAEELAWIGERVAVLEGLVGKICRDHIAALGSANRAAE from the coding sequence ATGGCTTTGATCGGCGGGGGGGGGGGGGGGGGGGGGGGGGCCCCCCCCCCCCCGCCGCCTTACAGGGTGAAAAGGATGCGAACAGGTCTCGATCATCTCCCGCAATCCAAGCAGCGCGAGCTTGCCGATGTCGTGCGCATCCTGTTCGAGGAATTCGAAATCGCGCATGCGCGCGGCAACTCGGACTGGAACCGCAAGGGCCGCATTTTCAAGATCGTTATCTACGGCAGCTATGCGCGCGGCGACTGGGTCGATGATCCCGTCGGCGGCTACCAGTCGGACTATGACATCCTCGTCGTCGTGAACAACGAACGGCTGACCGAGTTCGAACATTGGTCGGCGGCCGAAGACCGCCTCATGCGCGAGGTCACGATCAACCACACGCTGACCGCGCCGGTCAGCTTCATCGTTCACTCTCTGAAAGATGTGAACGCGCAGCTTGAGCGCGGGCGTCCCTTCTTTGTCGATATCGTCGAGCAGGGCATCGCGCTCTACGAGGCCGAGGGATATGAGTTTGCACAACCGCGCAATCTGCCTGCCGACGAAGCGCTGGTTGAAGCAGAAAAGCACTTTGAAGAATGGTTCGGTACTGCGTCGGGATTTCGCGACACGGCAGCCTACGCTCTATCGAAGGCCCGAAACAAGGAAGCGGCGTTTCTATTCCATCAGGCCACGGAGCGCTTCTATCATTGCGCGCTCCTCGTGCTGTCTCTCTACAGTCCCAAATCGCACCGGCTTAATTTCCTTCGGTCGCAATGCGAGCAGATTGCGCCTGAATTGGTTGAAGCATGGCCGCGCGACGACAAGTTCAGTCGCCGTTGCTTCGAGCTTTTGCGGCTCGCCTATGTCAACGCACGCTACTCGCCGCACTACAAGATCAGCGCCGAGGAATTGGCTTGGATCGGTGAGCGCGTCGCCGTGCTCGAAGGCCTCGTCGGAAAAATTTGCCGCGATCATATCGCGGCGCTCGGCAGCGCGAACCGCGCCGCCGAATAG